The proteins below are encoded in one region of Lactuca sativa cultivar Salinas chromosome 3, Lsat_Salinas_v11, whole genome shotgun sequence:
- the LOC111912569 gene encoding uncharacterized protein LOC111912569 — protein MASSILLHSPFLPSQPHLSNRKTRHPKSQTKFTVLATKNDASGHLVDQNMIILRKRIHETKMVENNNELPSNWMEWEKRYYKNYDAYVYEVVGVIQSGLMNTRPSLAIALMALITLSFPVSTFVLVSNAMEITKEVLSGILH, from the coding sequence ATGGCATCATCAATTCTCCTTCATTCCCCATTCCTTCCATCTCAACCACACCTCTCCAACCGAAAAACCCGACATCCTAAATCTCAAACAAAATTCACAGTTCTTGCAACAAAAAATGACGCCAGTGGTCATTTGGTGGATCAAAACATGATCATCCTGAGAAAGAGAATTCACGAGACAAAGATGGTGGAGAACAACAATGAGCTACCTTCTAACTGGATGGAGTGGGAGAAAAGGTATTACAAAAACTACGATGCGTATGTTTATGAAGTGGTGGGAGTAATACAATCGGGATTAATGAATACTAGACCTAGTTTGGCTATTGCCTTGATGGCTCTAATCACATTAAGTTTTCCGGTGTCAACTTTTGTGCTTGTTTCTAATGCTATGGAGATTACTAAGGAGGTCTTGAGTGGAATATTGCATTAA
- the LOC111912584 gene encoding protein PIN-LIKES 2: MHPVLIGSHGNMKTMKEDLLSAVVPLLKLLSIAVLGLILAQRKTQIIPKATFKLLSKLVFALFLPCLIFIDLGRSITLHNLVIWWFIPVNVLISTVLGFMLGVIVVLLCKPPPQFVKFTIIMTACGNTGNLPIAILGSLCHTRDNPFGPNCHQKGVAYVSLAQWVSVLLVYTLVYYMMEPPMEYYETIEEDNIENGNGDTRPLVVEAEWPGIDETEISRNPSIDKTFKTSQSSEETSREAIGCFAEPKTVRKMMVVAEKTPIQNIFQPPILASLLAIIIGSIPQVKSFVFGHDAPLGFITDSLEILGGAMVPSVMLVLGGVLAEGPNDSKLGLKTTIGVTVARLLVLPVLGIGVVALADKMHLLVADDSMYRYVLLLQYATPSAILLGAVARMRGYAVSESSTLLFWQHIFALFSLSFYIFIYSQLASLV, translated from the coding sequence ATGCATCCGGTGTTAATTGGATCACATGGTAACATGAAGACGATGAAAGAAGATTTATTAAGCGCGGTGGTTCCACTGCTAAAGCTTCTATCAATAGCTGTTTTGGGGTTAATACTTGCTCAACGCAAAACCCAAATCATCCCCAAAGCCACATTCAAGCTACTTAGCAAGCTGGTATTCGCTCTCTTTTTACCCTGCCTTATATTCATCGACTTAGGTCGATCCATTACCCTCCATAACCTTGTTATTTGGTGGTTCATCCCTGTCAATGTATTAATCAGCACGGTTTTAGGGTTTATGTTGGGCGTTATAGTTGTGTTACTGTGTAAGCCTCCTCCACAGTTTGTGAAATTCACCATTATCATGACTGCTTGTGGGAACACAGGTAATCTCCCGATTGCTATCTTGGGTTCCCTTTGTCATACTCGTGATAATCCTTTTGGACCAAATTGTCACCAGAAAGGTGTTGCGTATGTTTCTTTAGCTCAATGGGTATCTGTGCTTCTTGTCTACACGCTTGTTTATTACATGATGGAACCTCCCATGGAGTACTACGAGACCATTGAAGAGGACAACATTGAAAATGGCAATGGAGATACCAGGCCTCTTGTTGTTGAAGCTGAATGGCCAGGCATTGATGAAACTGAAATTTCAAGAAACCCATCTATTGACAAAACCTTTAAAACCTCACAATCCTCTGAGGAAACCAGTAGAGAAGCCATAGGGTGTTTTGCAGAGCCTAAAACTGTCAGAAAGATGATGGTTGTTGCAGAAAAGACTCCAATTCAGAACATTTTTCAGCCTCCAATACTAGCTTCTCTTCTAGCTATAATCATAGGGTCAATCCCTCAAGTCAAATCTTTTGTTTTTGGACATGATGCTCCTCTTGGTTTCATAACAGACAGCTTAGAGATATTAGGTGGTGCCATGGTGCCTTCTGTTATGCTTGTTTTGGGTGGTGTTCTTGCTGAAGGACCAAATGACTCCAAACTTGGACTCAAAACCACCATTGGTGTCACTGTTGCTAGATTATTAGTGCTTCCAGTTTTAGGAATTGGAGTTGTAGCTTTAGCTGATAAGATGCATCTTCTTGTAGCTGATGATTCTATGTACAGATATGTGCTTTTGTTGCAGTATGCAACCCCAAGTGCCATTCTTTTGGGAGCTGTTGCTAGAATGAGAGGCTATGCTGTTAGTGAGTCATCAACACTTCTGTTTTGGCAACATATATTTGCTCTCTTTTCGCTTTCTTTTTACATATTCATCTACTCTCAACTTGCGTCACTTGTTTGA